The Anopheles cruzii unplaced genomic scaffold, idAnoCruzAS_RS32_06 scaffold01652_ctg1, whole genome shotgun sequence genomic sequence GGTGCGTAAACGTCTAAAAGTTCATGAGACTTGTGTCGATGCCAGTTAGCCTGGAAGGTTTCTTTCTCACAGGCAAGGCTCTCGGTGGCTCACAAGCAACCTTTACCAGATGAATGATTCTCCTTCATTATACTTTCATCTATCATTAATCATTGCCAGTTTCCCAGATTCGTACTAATACAGGACTGATCGAGTAACTACCAAGTAGCACTTGTCGTAAGAGCCATAGCATCGACGTACTCCCAGCAAACACCCAAGTCCCTGGCGTCTTTGTTGTTGGAGCGGGCCAGCGCAATCGTAATAATAACCATCTCAAACAGTGCCACGGATAGAAAGAAGGCAACCATGTTGTCCAGTATCCAGtctttcggtgcggtgcgataaatgaaaaaaaaaacaatttagaACGCCGACTTTTTCGTTATCAACAAATCGAGAGCGACATGATAGCAGATAGTATATTCGGAAGGTTCAGTTTTTCGAGCACTGAGGAATCGGTCTCAGATATACCTACCTTTCGACTGTTGTACAATTTGATTGACCATTTTTCGTCTCTTTTCGGCTGCTATCTTCCCGCCCGATGCACAACCACTGATTAACACGTGTTTCCACCGTCAATGTTATCTTGCGACCGCGTCCAGGAACCGTCACGAAGAGCCGGCCTGCCCAAGGAACGGTTGAAGATGAACTGAAACCTTTGCTGACAAAAATGGTTTATTAGAGTGTACCTCCTAGACGTACCGTCAAACGATTACCTATTTACTACCCTAGCCCGATAAGCTGTCTTAATTTTACGCACGACTCCTTCAGATAGCGGGCAGAAGAGGGACAGAGATTGCAgtatcgatcgatttcaatcGTGCGCCATATGTCCATATGTGTGGTGGATGATAATACGAAAATACACAAAGCATTTCAGTCTCATCTTTCACTTATTTACCCATGAAACACTCAGGAGGCATGCATTGAAACCACGGTTAATCAATTGACTCATTCAgttacattttatttgtatCTAAAAGAACACTGTCACCCGAAAAGAGataaatgagaaaaaatcAAGCAGAACACAATTAATAGTGTGAATCATAGTTGAAATAGAATGATTATCTATCAGGACGATAGATATGTACGCCCCGAAGTCGATAATTTTCAGAAAGATTCGCGATCGATCCACAAGCcaatcgaaaacatgttcTTCATAGTTTCATGGCTTCATggtttgtttcatgttttgtaAGGCAGCCCGTAATTCTTTATAGCCGTGACTACCTCAACAGATGCGTGAACGTCTAAAAGTTTAAGAGGCTTGTGTCAGTGCCAGTTGGTCTGGAAGGTTTCTTCCTCACAGGCAAGGCTCTCGGTGACTCACAGGCCACCTTTACCAGATGAATGATTCTCCTTTAGTATACTTTCATCTATCATTAAATTGTCCACGGTGTTATAGTGTCATTGCCAGTTTCCCAGATTGGTACTCGTTCAAGAGCTCATGTGGCCGGTCTGTCATCCTTTAAAGCCTTTAGCAAGTGCAGGAGGCTTTTGTAGGAGATCCCGAGGCAGTGCTTTTGGTACATGGTACACTCGAACTCCTTCAATCCTCGAACAAGCACAGGGCTTTGGCTTGAATATTACAACTTCCGCCAGTCCTACGATGCTAGAACTCAGAACTTTGCTTTGCTGTGGGAGGAATGCTTGGCTTGCCCGTTTTGCTGTACGCGTTTCAAAGCTCGCCCCGTTGGGCTGTTCGTGCAAATAACAAAATAGCTCATGAACTTGATAACCTGATAACAGCCTATTAGTCACCATAAGCACGCTTAGATGGAACCATCTAGATACCGTCGACGTTAATCTCCAAGTTCCACTGCAAATAGCGGCCATGTGAGCATGAGCGTGCTTGACTTGGTGGTATGTGTGGCACAGTCCAGTTTGTGAAAACAGTGACGCGTTGTGCAAATTTTGTGATTATGGCAAACGTTGCGATCTGTAGGCTAACGGAATTGGGAAGCAGCAGTTGGTTGTCACCAAGATTGAACCGAACGTTGTGTTTGATGGGTCTCCAAATTGTTTGTCGTTTATTGTTACCGATTTTTTActtcagcgcagcgcaacgcTTGCATCCACCGCCTCAACAGATTCACCTGACGACGAGATTTTCCCCGATTGCATGCTACGCACAGTTGTCAACCAATTTTAAAGTTTCATAAAACAGCTACAGGCATTTTGTGTgcctgtttcgtttcgtgtccatttcgtgttcgtgtgttcCCGTAAAATGATTCGCTGAAAGGATAAGTGTTCCCGGTTTGCCGATTTTAGCCTGATGCCGCGGGTGCCACTGTTGTAGTCGTAGGTTCCAAAGTAGTAGTATTGACCACCGTAGTCGTAGGTGccaaagtagtagtagtggccaCCGTAGTCGTTGTCGCGCTCAACAACTTTGCCCGGCACTCGTCCAAATCGGCCGCATTAGTGTTGTTCGATTCGGACAACGCTATCGTGGTGATCACGAACGCAAACAGGGCCACACTAAGGAATGTGACCAGCTTATTGTTCATTATCAACACTgtagagaagaaaacaatggTCAACGTTAGCGCCATGGAGTCCAATCAACCACCGCCCAGGATGCGAACTACGCGCGCCGCTCGAATTTATTGGGTTTTACTCACCGCCGACATTGCTCATACACTGAGCCCAACTCATCTTGATGTTTCTAGTGGGTTGGAACACTGTGTAACGTTAGCTGACGGTTCCGTCTGGCGTCACCGACGTCTTGGTGTTTTTTCCACAGTACAGCGTTGACCAAGGCTCAACCTTTCCACTCAGATGAACACTAATGACtagcagccagcagcaatACGGTACAGCCACGAATGCATAGCAAATGTAGAATGTATCCGCTTTATAAAAACTGATAAAAAATCTTTTCGCATCGCGATAAGACACATATCCATAAACATCTTCGTCATCTCTGCCGTTCGGTGGTGAGAATTGCCACAACACTTGCACTTTCTGCATAGCCTGGAGTGACATTTCTTTCCATTACGTCGTAGTCTTATTTGTTTGTCCCACTCGGTCCGCTCGGCGGGCGAATATCTTTATGGGCCCGGTGACGAAACTCGGAGCCCGTCCCACCGAGAGATCAGGTTCCTTTCGGAAGTAATTAAGAGCCACCTATACGCGTAGTGGAGCATAGGGTGCAGTTGAGTTGGAGGGTGGAAAAACGCAAATCGCCCCCAGTACTTATGGCCACGGCCCGCGTCCTCGAGCCGGTACCCTTGCCGAGGAATTGCTTTTACTTACACTTCGGCGCCGGTGTTCGTGCGGTAGGAGCTGGAGTAAAATCCAACGATCTGGTCGTCCAGCCGTCCACTGAACTCGATCGTCAGTTCCGATATGTAACCTTCGGCCATGCTTCGGctgtgttttcttcttcttcttcttctttggcgctacaaccgctgagcagtcttggcctgcaccagagacaatgttaatctctgatgctctctgtaacatttaacatttttaatttttacgggcgggattgttagccccgcgccaaccccccggtcatgccggtatcgggaatcgaaaccatggccggttgggtgacaaccgatcccgggattcgaaacccaggccagctgcgtgacagcgaagagcactaccgactgctctatcagcgggggtcggCTGTGTTTTACCATAAAGAAATCTCGATTGTCGTCCCTGTTGGTGTTCTGTTGGGTTGTGCAAAATAAGAAAGGAGGACCATCTTAGACGAATCGCAAACTCCAAAATCGCCCGATGTCAGTTTCCAACACCTAC encodes the following:
- the LOC128276586 gene encoding uncharacterized protein LOC128276586, with amino-acid sequence MSWAQCMSNVGVLIMNNKLVTFLSVALFAFVITTIALSESNNTNAADLDECRAKLLSATTTTVATTTTLAPTTTVVNTTTLEPTTTTVAPAASG